TTGCAGCGCATCACCACCCGGCAGGCTGACCTTGCCGTCGCCCAGCGCCGTGGCCGGGAAGATGTTGCCCGAGCCAATGAAGTCGGCAACAAACTCGTTGGCCGGATGGCGGTAAATTTCAATCGGTGTACCGACCTGCTGCACCTTGTGCTCGCCCAGCACCACGACGATGTCGGCCATGGTCATCGCTTCGCGCTGATCGTGGGTGACCATGATCGTGGTGATGTTCAGGCGTTGTTGCAGTTGGCGGATTTCCACCTGCATCGATTCGCGCAGCTTGGCGTCGAGCGCCGACAGCGGTTCGTCGAGCAAGAGGATTTTCGGGTGCGAGGCAATCGCCCGGGCAATCGCCACGCGTTGGCGCTGGCCGCCGGAGAGCTTGGCCACCGGACGGTCGATCATCGCCTGCAACTGGATCAGCTCAAGCAGTTCAACCACCCGCGCCTGTTGATCAGCCTTGCTGACGCCTCGCAGTTTCAGCGGGTAGGCGATGTTCTCGCCGACCGTCATGTGCGGGAACAGCGCCAGCGACTGGAACACCATGCCGAAATTGCGCAAGTGCGCCGCGGTGTGGGCGATGTTTTCGCCGTCCAGGCGAATCTCGCCGCTGGTCAGGGTTTCCAGCCCGGCGATCATCCGCAGCAAAGTGGTTTTACCGCAGCCCGAAGGGCCGAGAAAGCACACCAGTTTGCCCTCCGGCAAATGCAGATTGACGTCTTGGACCGCGCAAGCCGAGCCGTAGAATTTCTCGACGTTTTCCAGAATCAGACCAGTCATGTTGCACCTCAAATCAAAAGGAAACGCCGCCCTCGCCCACCAGCTTCTCCAGCGCCCAGATCAGGACGAAGTCGATCAGCACGATCAGCACGGCAAACGAGAACACGGTAGGGTCGAGCGATGACACGGTGCGGCTGTACATCCAGATCGGCACGGTCATGACGTCGATGGTGTAGAGGAAATAGGTCACGGTGAATTCGTTGAACGAGACGATGAACGCCAGCAGCATGCCCGCCAGAATCCCCGACTTCATCAGTGGCACCACTACATCGATAATCGCCCGCAATGGCGAGGCGCCGAGCATCTGCGCCGCTTCTTCGACTTCACTGCCGATGGAAAGCATTGCTGCGGTGCAGTTCTTCACCACGAACGGCAACGCCAGGATCACGTGGGCGATCACCGGTCGCGAAGTGGTCATGTGGAACGGCAAGCTGTCGAACACCAACAGCAACGCCAGGCCCAATACCACCATCGGAAACACCAGCGGCAGCGACATCAGTTGCAGCGCAACGGCTTTGCCACGGAATTCGCAACGGGTCAGTGCATAGGCGGCCGGCACTGCGATCAGCGTGGCGAAGATCATGGTCAGGCACGCCACCAGCAGGCTGGTGCCCATGGCCTGGCCGAGGCTCAGCACATCGCTGGCGTCCGGCGAAACAAAAGTGTGCCAGGCCGCTTTGTACCATTGCAGGCTGTAGCTGCTCGGCGGGAAGTCGAGGTTCGACGCACCGCTGAACGACATCACGATCATGGTCAGGATCGGCAACACCGCCAGCAGCAGAATGAACCCGGAGAGGATGCCGGCGAACTTGCCGGTGTCGCCGGGCAACAGCGACTGACGCTTCTTGAACAAGACACTCATTGCGAAGCCTCCAGTAAACGCCGACGACGGCCGGTGATGTATTCAGACAGCGTCATGATCGCCAGCGTGGTGACAATCAGCACCACCCCGGCAGCGGATGCCGCGGGCCAATTCATCAAAGGGGCGATCTGGTCATGCACCATCACCGCGAGCATCGGCACGCGCCGGCCACCGAGCAGTAACGGCACGACAAAACTGCTGGCGTTGTAGGCGAACACCAGTGTCGCGCCGGTGATGATCCCCGGCAGGCTCATCGGCAACACCACTTGGCGGAACACTTGGAAGCGGCTGGCACCCAGGGTGGCGGCGGCTTCTTCGTAGCTGCGGGCGACGCCGCGCATGGCGCTGGCAATCGGCAGCACGGCGAGCGGAAACGCGGTCTGCACCAGCCCCATCAACACACCGTTCTGGTTGTACAGCAACATGATCGGCCGCTTGATCAGGCCAAGCCCCATCAGCGCCTGATTCAACATCCCGCCGGGGCCGAGAATCACCAGCCAGCCGTAGCTTTGCAGCAGCAAGTTGACCAGCAATGGCAGCAGCACCGCTGCCAGGAAAATCCGCCGCAGAAAGGGCGAAGTCAGCCGCGACATGGTGTACGCCACCGGGATCGCCAGCACCACGGCAATCACCGCGCTGATCAGCGCCAGACGCAGGGTCAGCAGCAAGGATTTGAGGTAATAGGGTTCGAGCAACTGGGCGTAACTGGCCAGGCTGAAACCGCTCCATTCCGCGCCTTTGGTGCCAACGCTCATGCGCAGCACCAAAAGGCTGGCAGCGATCAGCACGCCGAGAAACAGCATCGACGGCGTGAGGAAAAACCACGCCCGCGCGGTCGGCGAAATACCGCGCGCCGGACGCACGTCGCCGGCGCCAACCGGTTGGGTCAGGGATTGATGTTCCATAGCAATGATCTCGTCACAAACAGCTGAACACATCCCCCTGCAGGAGCTGCCGCAGGCTGCGATCTTTTGATCCTGCTCTTGATCTTCATGGGTTTAGAAAAAGATCAAAGTCAAAAGATCGCAGCCTGCGGCAGCTCCTACAGGGTGAGCCCGGATCAGGAAGAAAAGATTTCCGTATAGCGACGAATCCATTGGTCATGCACGGTCGCCAGGAAGGCGTTGTCGTGCATGATCGCCTTCTCGGCAATCTGCTCCGGCGTGAGAATGTACGGGCTCTTGCGCGCTTCGGCGGAGATGATCGCCTTGGCGTTGACCGGGCCGTTGAAGATGTCTTCGGCCATCTTGCCCTGCACCAGCGGGTCGAGAGAGTGGTCGATAAAGGCGTAGGCCAGATCGGTATCGCCCGGACGATTCTTCGGCATCACCGAGAGCATCAGGTCGGTGTAGAACCCTTCCTTCATGCCGAAGGTGGCGCCCAGACCGTAGTTCGGATCGCGGATCTGTTTCGGGAAAAACGCCGGGGCGTAGAGGCCGCCCATGTCCAGCGAGCCGGTGCGGAACAGTTCGGCGATCTGGTTGGGGTTCTCGCCCAGGGTGATCACGCGGTCCTTGAGTTCGGCGAGTTTCTTGAAGCCCGGCTCGATGTTGTGTTCGTCACCACCGGCCAGTTTGGCGGCGATGATGATCAGGTCCATCGCCTCGGTCCAGTTCGGTGGCGGCAGGAAAATGTTCGGCGCCAGATCGGCGTCCCACAGCGCGGCGTAACTGTCCGGCGCTTGTTTCAAGGTGCGGGTGCTGTAGACCAGACTGTTGCACCACAGCAAATAGCCGATGCCGTGACCGTTGGCCCCGGTGCGGTATTTCTCCGGGACGTCGACCAGGTTGGGAATGCGGTTGAGGTCGGGTTTTTCCAACAGCCCGGCGGCGGCCAGGCCTTCGGCGCCGACGCCGGCCAGGGTGATGATGTCGTACTGCGGACGATCACCACCGGCCTTGAGTTTGGCGACCATTTCCGAGGTGCTGCCGGTGCGATCGGCGATCACCTTGGCGCCGGTCTTGGCTTCGAAAGTCGCGGCGATGTTGCGCAGTGCGGCGAGGCCGGTGTCATCCGACCAGGTCAGCAAACGCAAGGTTTTGCCGGCGAACCGCGTGTCGCTGGCGCTGGCCCGGATGAAGGGCATGCTCATGGCCGCTGCGGCCACGGACGCTACACCAACGGTTTTAATGAATTGACGCCTGTTCAGATCGTGCTCGCCCATGAAGGACTCCCTTTGTTCTTTTAAGTATGAGGTTGGTCGCAACCGTTGCATCCGCGCGGCCGGTTCGGCTCAAAGCCCCGTTTTCAAAGGGCTTGAGCGCTGCCGACGGGTTCATCCTGAGGTCGTGCAAAACACCTGACTATCGATAAAAACTCATTGAAGCCATGACGCCGACGCATGCCTCGTTGCGAGGCATGCGCTCACCTTTTTCGGGCGTTCAGAGCGCCCGGATCACGTGTTTGATTTCCTGAAACGCCGCCAGCCCCCAAGGGCCCAATTCGCGGCCGATACTGCTCTGCTTGTAACCGCCCCACGCTGTTTGCGGGAAGATCACCTGCGGCGCGTTGAGCCACACCAGCCCCGCTTGCAGGGCGTTGGCGACCCGGTCGGCGGTCTCGGTGTTACGCGTCACCACACTGGCGACCAGACCGAACTGACTGTCGTTGGCCAGCGCGATTGCCTCGGTTTCACTGCTGAAACGGCGCACGCACAGCACCGGGCCAAAAATCTCTTCACACCACAACGCACTGTCGAGGGGCACGTCGGTGAACACGGTTGGCTGCAAAAAATATCCGTGCGGCAGATCGGCGGGACGATTGCCGCCGCAAATCAGCTTCGCCCCGGCACTCAACCCACGGTCGATGTGGCCCAGCACGCGCTGGTACTGCGCCTGATTGACCAATGCGCCCATTTCCACATCCGGATCGAACGGCTCGGCCACACGGATTGTTTCCGCACGGGCCTTCAAACGCAGGAGAAACTCATCCGCCAGTTCATCAGCGACCAACACGCGGCTGGTGGCTGAACACATCTGCCCGGCATTGAAGAAGCCGCCACCGCAGGCCAGCTCCACCGCCAGATCGAGGTCGGCATCTTCGAGCACCAACAACGACGATTTACCGCCCAGCTCCAGGCTCACGCCCTTCACGGTTTCCGCGGCGCGCTGCATCACTTGCACACCGACGGCGTTACTGCCGGTGAAGGAAATCTTGGCGATACGCGGATCCGCCGACAGCGGCGCACCGACCGCCAGCCCGGTGCCGCAGACCAGGTTGAACACGCCTTTGGGCAGACCGGACTCGGCAATGATCGCCGCCAGTTCCAGCTCCGGCAGCGGCGTGACCTCCGACGGCTTGAGCACCACGCAGCAACCGGCAGCCAGGGCTGGCGCGAGCTTCCACGCGGTGGTGACCATCGGGAAATTCCACGGCACGATCAGCCCGACCACACCACAAGGTTCGCGGCGCAGACGTGCGCTGAAATCATCGCTGGGCAGCGCCACGTTGCTGTCCTGTTTGCCATCGAGGTCTTCGGCCAACTCGGCGTAATACTCGAACGTGGCGATCACATCATCGACGTCGATGGCCGCTT
The sequence above is drawn from the Pseudomonas sp. FP2196 genome and encodes:
- a CDS encoding ABC transporter ATP-binding protein; amino-acid sequence: MTGLILENVEKFYGSACAVQDVNLHLPEGKLVCFLGPSGCGKTTLLRMIAGLETLTSGEIRLDGENIAHTAAHLRNFGMVFQSLALFPHMTVGENIAYPLKLRGVSKADQQARVVELLELIQLQAMIDRPVAKLSGGQRQRVAIARAIASHPKILLLDEPLSALDAKLRESMQVEIRQLQQRLNITTIMVTHDQREAMTMADIVVVLGEHKVQQVGTPIEIYRHPANEFVADFIGSGNIFPATALGDGKVSLPGGDALQVPMCSSIVVGQKLKMLIRPEDLQLSPAQATAGNRLLGKVTFVRDIGATIETTVECSGVTFTALSTPCQGIGLGIGHPVSVTLPVEACRVLGA
- a CDS encoding ABC transporter permease — its product is MSVLFKKRQSLLPGDTGKFAGILSGFILLLAVLPILTMIVMSFSGASNLDFPPSSYSLQWYKAAWHTFVSPDASDVLSLGQAMGTSLLVACLTMIFATLIAVPAAYALTRCEFRGKAVALQLMSLPLVFPMVVLGLALLLVFDSLPFHMTTSRPVIAHVILALPFVVKNCTAAMLSIGSEVEEAAQMLGASPLRAIIDVVVPLMKSGILAGMLLAFIVSFNEFTVTYFLYTIDVMTVPIWMYSRTVSSLDPTVFSFAVLIVLIDFVLIWALEKLVGEGGVSF
- a CDS encoding ABC transporter permease; the protein is MEHQSLTQPVGAGDVRPARGISPTARAWFFLTPSMLFLGVLIAASLLVLRMSVGTKGAEWSGFSLASYAQLLEPYYLKSLLLTLRLALISAVIAVVLAIPVAYTMSRLTSPFLRRIFLAAVLLPLLVNLLLQSYGWLVILGPGGMLNQALMGLGLIKRPIMLLYNQNGVLMGLVQTAFPLAVLPIASAMRGVARSYEEAAATLGASRFQVFRQVVLPMSLPGIITGATLVFAYNASSFVVPLLLGGRRVPMLAVMVHDQIAPLMNWPAASAAGVVLIVTTLAIMTLSEYITGRRRRLLEASQ
- a CDS encoding ABC transporter substrate-binding protein, coding for MGEHDLNRRQFIKTVGVASVAAAAMSMPFIRASASDTRFAGKTLRLLTWSDDTGLAALRNIAATFEAKTGAKVIADRTGSTSEMVAKLKAGGDRPQYDIITLAGVGAEGLAAAGLLEKPDLNRIPNLVDVPEKYRTGANGHGIGYLLWCNSLVYSTRTLKQAPDSYAALWDADLAPNIFLPPPNWTEAMDLIIIAAKLAGGDEHNIEPGFKKLAELKDRVITLGENPNQIAELFRTGSLDMGGLYAPAFFPKQIRDPNYGLGATFGMKEGFYTDLMLSVMPKNRPGDTDLAYAFIDHSLDPLVQGKMAEDIFNGPVNAKAIISAEARKSPYILTPEQIAEKAIMHDNAFLATVHDQWIRRYTEIFSS
- a CDS encoding aldehyde dehydrogenase family protein, which encodes MNFPTTLDGLYINGQWSAGREHLRVINPATEALLTTVNGGDELAVDHAVTVAVEAFKDWSKTSGAERGAILRNIANGVRNGRDQLMKLQSSNNGKPQFEAAIDVDDVIATFEYYAELAEDLDGKQDSNVALPSDDFSARLRREPCGVVGLIVPWNFPMVTTAWKLAPALAAGCCVVLKPSEVTPLPELELAAIIAESGLPKGVFNLVCGTGLAVGAPLSADPRIAKISFTGSNAVGVQVMQRAAETVKGVSLELGGKSSLLVLEDADLDLAVELACGGGFFNAGQMCSATSRVLVADELADEFLLRLKARAETIRVAEPFDPDVEMGALVNQAQYQRVLGHIDRGLSAGAKLICGGNRPADLPHGYFLQPTVFTDVPLDSALWCEEIFGPVLCVRRFSSETEAIALANDSQFGLVASVVTRNTETADRVANALQAGLVWLNAPQVIFPQTAWGGYKQSSIGRELGPWGLAAFQEIKHVIRAL